ACGCCCACGCCCCTGGCTGAGTAGAAACGGAACGGCTCAGGGATCGCCGAACCTCAGCCAGTCTCAGTTCGCCCGATTGCCCTGCGTCTGTTGAACTGTGTGTTCGGCAGCCTTCAATACCTCGGCGGCCTGGCCGTTCGCCAGGGTGTCGAGCAGCTCGCGGTAGCGGGCCTCGATATCAGCGCGGTCCGCCGAGTTTTCAATATTGGCCAGGGCGTCCTCGCGGACCAGTTCGGCGTGCCAGCGAATCACGGCGCGGCGCTCGGCGTCTTTCAGACACGAGGCGGTGATGCTGAACACCTCCAGCATCCGGACCATCACGCTGGGGCTGCCCTTGCCGTACTGGCGGATCATCGAAAACATGCTCTTCGCCAGGCCGACAAAATCGGTGACGGGGACCACCAAGCGCACCACATGGTCTACGTGGTACACCCCATCGGGCCAGCGGCGGTCTTGCAAGCTGCACAGCGCGTCGCCGAAGCGGTCGATGATGTCGATGGCCGTCACCGGATCGTTGACGCCGGGGCTGAGCGCGCGGGCAGCGACCTCTGAGAGCTGGCGCACGCTGTATTCGAGGTCCTGCCCCACGGTGCGGCGATCTCCCAGGGTGAGCGCGTCTATCACGTCCGCCGGGAGCCTGGGCACCCCCACCGCAATCACCGAGTTGGGAAACACGTAGTCGCCCGGCCGGACATGCAGCAGCAGGGCCACGTCTGCCTCCTCGGCCCGCCTGAGCAGCAGGTCGTTGTCGGTCAGTTGCAGGTACCCGCTCCTGGGCGCGTGCAGGACCTCGCCGCCTGCCCAGAACTCGGGTGGGGGGGCCACCGCCAGATCCTGGCCCGGCTCTTCCTTCAAGGTGGCCCGCATCAGGGCGTCACGCATGTCGTCGCGCAGCAGATTGGCGACGTGGGTCATGTTGATCGAGCCGGTAACGTGCGCCAGGTAGTACACCAGCATGGCGACGCTGACGATCGCCAGCACCAGCGCGAAGGTCACGTTGTAGTGGGGGACGAAAGGCTGGTCCTCGCTGCCTGTCACAGTGCGCAGGGTATACAGCGCGAAGGCGAAGGTGGCGATAAACGTGCCCAGCGTGAGCTGGTTGCCCCGGTCCCGCGTGAAGTTGTCCAGCAAGCGTGGTCCCATTGACCCAGCGGCATACGACAGCGCGGCGATGGTGATGGAAAAGACCGTGCCAGCCACGCCGATGCTGCTGCCCGCAATGGCCGACAGCAGGCTGCGCGAACCAGTTTCACCGCCCCCGTACACGAAAGTCAGGCCGTCCGGGACACCGTAAGTCTCCTCAGCGCTGATGCCGGCCTCGGCCAGCACCAGGGCCAGCAGGGTCATCACGGCGGGAATGAACCAGAAGCCCTGGCTGATCTGGCGCAGACGCAGCCAGGTCCGTTTCATTGCGGCGCTGCGTCCGGTTGAGGCCGGGCCTGCCCGGCTTCACGCTGGAGCTGCTGTCTGCTCTGTGGATTGTCCTGGCGAGCGGGCCAGCCTTCGCGCTGCTTCGTGCGGTCGCCATCCGTGGCCTCGGTCTGATCGTGGAAGAGAAGCTGCTGGGTGGGAAAGGGCAGATCAAATCCGGCCGCGGGCAGGGCGTTGCGGATCGCTTCCAGCACGGTGTCCTGGGCTTCCACGGCCTCCTTGCGGACGGGCGGATCAATCCAGAACCGAACGTCCAGGTTCACCGAGAAGTCGCCCAGTTCCCTGACGAGCACGCTGGGGGCAGGGTCTTGCAGCAGTCCGTCCAGCCCGCCCAGCGTCTCCAGGATCAGCTTGCGGGCCGCCGCGATGTCGTCGCCGTAACCGATGCCCACCGTGACAGACAGCCGGCGGTGGTCGTAAGCCGTGTTCACGGTGACGCGGTTGGTGTACAGCTCGGAATTGGGAATGACCACCCGGCGGTTGTCGTAGGTGCGCAGCAGCGTGGCGCGCACCTGAATATCCTCCACGACGCCCTCGTGATCGCCGGAGACGATCTGGTCACCGATCCGGAAGGGGCGCGTGACCAGAATCAGGATGCCCGCCAGCAGGTTCTGGAAGATGTCCTTAAAAGCAAAGCCGATGGCCACGCCGCTCACGCCAAGGGCCCCGAACAGCGAGGCGGCGGTCAGCGTCGGGAAAATCACGGTCAGGGCCACCAGCACCCCTACTGCCAGGACCAGCCACGACACGATGCGCGAGAACACCAGCGCAATGCCCCTGGGCTGCCCCGCGCGCTGGGCCACGCTGGTCACGGCGTTGCTCACTGCCCGGGCAATTCCCATGAAGACCAGGAACACCAGCAGACCGATCAGGATGTTGGGAATGGTCACGAGAAAGCTCTGGAGCAGGTTCTGCATTCGCGTCCAGACGGCGCTCAATTCGAGATTCATGCAGTCCTCAGCTTACTGTGCGGACCATCGGCCGCAGATCCAGAGCATATTCATGTCGCTTTGACTGTTGGCCGGATCGCGCGGCTGATGCTGCCCTCCTCGGGCTCCTGCAAAACGCTGATGCGCCCGCCGGATTCCAGCACCGCGAAGGCCACGCCGTCCACGCTGTTCACGCCTGCCTGCCTCAGTTCCTCATACAGGATCGCCTCCGAAACGCGGGCGTGGCGCATGGCCTCCTTGCGAATCTGCCCACGTTCCACCAGGACCACGGGTCCGTTGTCAAAGGTACGCTGGGCACGCTGCGAGCGGGCGCTGAGGGCCGAGACCATCCACTGCAACCCCACCAGCACCAGCAGGCTCAGGCTGCTCTCCACGATGCTCTTGCCCAGAATCGCGCTGGCGACCAGCGATCCGGCCGCCACGTTGGTCAGAAAGTCGTAGGAGGTGAAGGTGGCGAATGTCCGCGCGCCGAAACTCCGGGCCAGGATGACGATGTACCCGAACAGCAGCGCCGTGCTGAGGACGATCCGCACCACCAGCTCCAGTGACCAGCCGTTCTCCGGGGTCAGCAAGTCTTTCAGGACGGTCCAGAACAATTCCATACGGCAGTGTGCCGCCTGAGTCCGGCAGGTCCGTGTGCTGAGAGTAGAGGCTGACTTCATCACGAACGGGGAGGCACGGTCACCCACGGCCCGCTCCTGCGTTCCTCACGCGGGTATGCTGGCAGGATGACTGCGCCCGACACCCATCCGCCCGAGCCCGCCGCGGCGCGGGTGGCCCCCAATTTCATCACTGAGATCATCGAACGTGACCTCCAGAGCGGCAAGTACACGGGCATCGTGACCCGCTTTCCGCCCGAACCCAACGGCTACCTGCACCTGGGGCATACCTTCGCGTCGTTCCTGGATTTCCAGACCGCCGTCCAGTTCGCGGGCCGCTACCACCTGCGGCTGGACGACACCAATCCGGAGGGCGAGTCCCAGGAATTCGCCGAGGGCATCATGGCGGATCTGCGCTGGCTGGGCTGGGACTGGGGCGAGAACCTGTTCTACGCCTCCGACAACTTCGAGCGCTACTACGAGTACGCCGAGCAGTTGATCCGGCAGGGCGACGCCTACGTGGACAGCGTGAGCGGCGAGGAGATGGCCCGCCTGCGCGGCGACGCCCACACCCCCGGCACGCCCAGTGAATACCGGGACCGCAGCGTGGAGGAGAACCTCGATCTGTTCCGCCGCATGCGGGCGGGAGAATTTCCTGACGGGGCACACGTCCTGCGCGGCAAGATCGATCTGGCCAGCGCCAATATGAAACTGCGCGATCCGGTGCTGTACCGCATCAAGCGCGCGTGGCATTACCGCGCCGGGGACGCGTGGTGCATCTATCCCATGTACGACTTCCAGCATCCCCTTCAGGACGCCATCGAGGGAGTCACCCACAGCATGTGCAGCCTGGAGTTCGTGGACAACCGCGCCATCTACGACTGGCTGATGGAGCGTCTGGACTTTGCCCCGAGGCCCCACCAGTACGAGTTTGGGCGGCGCAGCCTGGAGTACACCATTGTCAGCAAGCGCAAGCTGCGGCAACTGGTCAGGGACGGCCACGTGAGCGGCTGGGACGATCCCCGCATGCCCACGCTGCGTGCCCAGCAGCGGCTGGGGGTCACGCCGGAAGCGGTTCGCGCCTTCGCCAGCCAGATTGGGGTGAGCCGCACCAATCGTACCGTGGACATCGCCGTCTACGAGAACGCCGTGCGCGATGACCTGAATCACCGCGCCCCCAGGGTGATGGCGGTCCTGGAGCCCCTTCGCGTGACGCTGCAGAACCTGGCGGAGACGCGCACCCTGCAGCTCCCGTACTGGCCGCACGACGTGATCGAGGCGTCCGTCGATGGTCTGGTGGCGCTGCCTGGTGGCGAGCGGGTGGCCCCTGGACAGGCTGTGCGCGACGTGCCCCTGAGCCGTGAACTGTTCATCGAGCGCGAGGACTTCAGCGCCACGCCCCCAAAAGGGTACAAGCGCCTGACCCCCGGCGGCACGGTGCGCCTGCGTGGGGCGGGCATCATCCGTGCCGACCGCTTCGACACGGACGAAAGCGGCAATGTGACCCACATCCACGCCACGCTGCTGGGCGAGGAGGCGAAGGCGGGCGGGGTGATCCACTGGGTTAGTGCCGAGCACGCCATCGCCGCCGAGTTCCGCCTGTATGACCGCCTGTTCCGTGTCGCCAATCCGGAGGGTGACAATCCCGACGACATCGCCCCCGACTTCGATCCCGAACAGACCAGCCACGACAGTGGGCCACTGGACACCGGCTTCCTGCGCTACCTGAATCCCGGCAGCCTGCGGATCACGCGCGGCTACGTGGAGGCCAGCGTCGCCAACGATCCGGCAGACACCCGTTACCAGTTCGAGCGTCAGGGCTATTTCTGGCGCGATCCGGTGGATAGCCGGGAGGACGCTCCGGTGTTCGGGCGCATCATCACCCTCAAGGATGCCTGGGCGCAGGCGCAGAAAACGGAAAGTGGCAAGTCGAGGGTGGAAGGGAAGAAACCCAAGGCCGAGGTCGCCCCCTCTGCCGCGGGCGGGGGGCAGCTTGCCTTGACGCCCGAACAGGAGGCCGAGGTCACACGTCTAACGGGTTTGGGCGCTGCCCAGGGCGACGCGCGGACGATTGCGCGGGACGGGGCGTTGCTGGGCTTCCTGGCCGGTGCCGTGCCGGACGAGGGATTCGCCCAGGTGGCGTCGTGGACGGTCAACGATCTGGCGACGCCTTTGCGGGCCGGAACGGTCAGGTTAGGGGCCGCCGAACTCTCGCCGCTGGCCGGGTTGCTGGCCTCCGGCAAGATCACCTCGCGGGTGGCCAGAGACGCTCTGGCCCGCGCCGCCGAATCCGGCGAGGCTCCTGTCGCCATCATCGAGCGCGAGGGCCTGAGCGCCGGACTGAGTGAGGCCGAACTGGAGCGTATCGTGGCCGGGGTGCTGGCGGAACATCCCACCGAAACCGAAGCTTACCGGGGCGGCAAGACCGCGCTGCTGGGCTTTTTCACCGGACAGATCATGAGGCTCAGCAAGGGCAAGGCAGAGCCGGGACGGGTGGCGCGGGTCTTGAAAGCGGCGTTAGACGGCAGCTGAGCGCAGGAAAATGCTGGCGGGCCAGGGCAACATCTCCCTGACCCGCTGTTGTCCTAGTTCAGCATCCGTCCGTCCTGCTGGCCCATCAGGGTCTGCGCCCGCGCCAGCAGATCTTGCAGGGTGCTGTGCCAGTCGTCACTTTCAGCCGTGTGTTCCAGCGCCTGCTGGGCGTGGGCAATGGCAGCGGCGGGATTGGGAAAACCTTGCTGGGCCATCACGTCAGCGGCCATCTGGTGGCCGATGATCCAGTCGCGGCTGTCGGGGGCGGCCTCGCGCACCACACGCTCGTAGTGTTCCAGCGCCTCGTCCAGCTGGAAGTAGTCCAGGGCCACGCTGCCCAGCACCAGGCTGGCGGGGATCACCGCGCCCTGTGCCAGGGCCTGTTCGGCGGCCAATTGCGCCTCCGGCATGCGCCCCAGGCGGTAGTCGCACTCGGCGATGTCGGCCAGGACCTCCGGCTGGTAGGGGTAATTGGGCTCGTTCAGGGCAATTTCCAGCCGGTCACGGGCCTCCACCGGGCGGTCCATGTCCAGCAGGGCCACGCCCAGCTCGTGGTTGGCGTAGGGACGGTCCACCTCCTCGGCCAGCTCCAGGGCGGCCTCGAACGCCTCGATGGCCTTTTCCTGCTGGCCCAGGTGACTCAGGATCTGACCGCGCAGCAGCGTCACCACGTAGCCCGGCGTGCCGTGCTGGCGCTCCAGCCGGTCGGCCTCACGGATCATCTCCAGGGCGGCTTCCGGCTGATCCATCTGCAGCAGGGCCTGGGCGCGCAGGTAGTGCCAGGTGGCCAGATTCAGCCCCTCATCCTCGGCCTGCGCGGGATTGGACCGCGCCGTCTGCTTGGTGCCGTAGAGCAGCCGTGCGCCATCGAGAACGCTCTTGGCCACGTCGGGCTGACCGTCCTGAATCAGCAGCGCGGCCTGTTCCTGCAGCATGACGGCGCGGTCCAGACCGCCCGCCAGGTGCGCGGCCTCTGCGTACAGGTTGATGGCGTCTGCGGTGTTCCCCAGTTGTTCCTGGCTGTCGGCCTGCCACGAGCGCAGGCGCCAGCGCAGGTGCGGGGGCAGTTCGCCCGTTGCCAAGGGAAGGTCCAGCGCTGCCTGCGGTTGCTCGGCCAGCGCCAGGGCGCACAGCGCATGGAACCGGGCCACCGGATCGGCCGTCTCCCGGATCTTCTCGTCGGGCAGCGCTGCGTGCGGGCCGCGCGTGCGGGCATCCAGTTCAGCGCTCAGGGCCAGGTACAGTGGGTCACCCGCCACCCCCGCGTTCAGCCTGCGGGCCTCCGACAGCGCCGTGCCGAGCTGCTCGGTGGCCGCGTCGCCGTACAGCGCGTGCAGGCTGCCCAGATACAGGCACAGGCGCGCCGCCGTGGCCAGCCCAGTCTGGCTGGCGCCCGATCTGCCCGCTCCCGCTCTTGTGGGCATGGCCTCGTCCAGCGCCGAGTCCAGCACCCCGAAGGCCATCTCGTAGTCGCCTCCAGCGAGTGCCGTGCAAGCCTGTTGCCAGGTGGTGTCCGCGTCAATCATTCCCTGTCAGGATAGTCCATCCACTGCTCGGCCGAGCGTGCCCGGGCGGTAGCCCCTCTGCCAGGACGCTGTCGCCTATCTTTTCGGCGCGTGACGCAACCTTTCGGAACGCTAAAGGTGACCCTGAATCACAGTTGTAATGCGGGACAATTTCATACACCTTGAGTCTGGTACACTCAAGTCTAGAAGGGGCGAAGTGCGCCCCATTTCCCCCCTTTCCCCCTGGAGGAACGTTCTTGAGGCGGCTCAATCCCTGGCTGATCGTATTATTCGTCCTGGCACTGTTTTTAATGTTTTCGCAGACGCCCAACGGACGGGTCAATGTCAACTACAACGAATTCAAGACCCTGCTGGATCAGGGCAATGTCTCTCAGGTCGTAGTGCGTGAGAACAACGCCAATGTGGTCCTCAAGGCACCCACCGAGGTCAAGCTGGCCACCAACCCCGGTCAGCAGCCCCGCACCACCAGTACCACCAACTTCTCGGTGCGTCTGCCCAGCAGCCTCGCCGTCCCCGACAGCAGCCTGATCACCGAGCTGGAAACCCAGAACGTTGATTACCGCTTCGAGGCCCCCAGCCAGTGGCTCGGCATTCTGCTGAATTTCCTGCCCATTATCCTGCTGATCGGCCTGATGTACTTCTTCTTCATGCGCGCCCAGGGCGGCCAGAACGGCGTCATGCAGTTCGGTCAGAGCAAGGCCAAGAAGTACGGCAAGGAAAACCGTGTGCAGACCAAGTTCACCGACGTGGCCGGTCACGAGGAAGCCAAGCGCGAACTGATCGAGGTCGTCGACTTCCTGAAAAACCCCGGCAAGTACCACCAGATCGGGGCGGAAATCCCCAAGGGCGTGTTGCTCGTCGGCCCTCCCGGCACCGGGAAAACATTGCTGGCCCGCGCGATTGCGGGTGAGGCGGATGTTCCCTTCTTTAGCGTCAGCGCTTCTGAGTTTATGGAAATGTTCGTAGGTGTCGGTGCCAG
This sequence is a window from Deinococcus humi. Protein-coding genes within it:
- a CDS encoding mechanosensitive ion channel family protein, which translates into the protein MNLELSAVWTRMQNLLQSFLVTIPNILIGLLVFLVFMGIARAVSNAVTSVAQRAGQPRGIALVFSRIVSWLVLAVGVLVALTVIFPTLTAASLFGALGVSGVAIGFAFKDIFQNLLAGILILVTRPFRIGDQIVSGDHEGVVEDIQVRATLLRTYDNRRVVIPNSELYTNRVTVNTAYDHRRLSVTVGIGYGDDIAAARKLILETLGGLDGLLQDPAPSVLVRELGDFSVNLDVRFWIDPPVRKEAVEAQDTVLEAIRNALPAAGFDLPFPTQQLLFHDQTEATDGDRTKQREGWPARQDNPQSRQQLQREAGQARPQPDAAPQ
- a CDS encoding DUF2254 domain-containing protein, which produces MKRTWLRLRQISQGFWFIPAVMTLLALVLAEAGISAEETYGVPDGLTFVYGGGETGSRSLLSAIAGSSIGVAGTVFSITIAALSYAAGSMGPRLLDNFTRDRGNQLTLGTFIATFAFALYTLRTVTGSEDQPFVPHYNVTFALVLAIVSVAMLVYYLAHVTGSINMTHVANLLRDDMRDALMRATLKEEPGQDLAVAPPPEFWAGGEVLHAPRSGYLQLTDNDLLLRRAEEADVALLLHVRPGDYVFPNSVIAVGVPRLPADVIDALTLGDRRTVGQDLEYSVRQLSEVAARALSPGVNDPVTAIDIIDRFGDALCSLQDRRWPDGVYHVDHVVRLVVPVTDFVGLAKSMFSMIRQYGKGSPSVMVRMLEVFSITASCLKDAERRAVIRWHAELVREDALANIENSADRADIEARYRELLDTLANGQAAEVLKAAEHTVQQTQGNRAN
- a CDS encoding DUF421 domain-containing protein, with amino-acid sequence MELFWTVLKDLLTPENGWSLELVVRIVLSTALLFGYIVILARSFGARTFATFTSYDFLTNVAAGSLVASAILGKSIVESSLSLLVLVGLQWMVSALSARSQRAQRTFDNGPVVLVERGQIRKEAMRHARVSEAILYEELRQAGVNSVDGVAFAVLESGGRISVLQEPEEGSISRAIRPTVKAT
- a CDS encoding glutamine--tRNA ligase/YqeY domain fusion protein codes for the protein MTAPDTHPPEPAAARVAPNFITEIIERDLQSGKYTGIVTRFPPEPNGYLHLGHTFASFLDFQTAVQFAGRYHLRLDDTNPEGESQEFAEGIMADLRWLGWDWGENLFYASDNFERYYEYAEQLIRQGDAYVDSVSGEEMARLRGDAHTPGTPSEYRDRSVEENLDLFRRMRAGEFPDGAHVLRGKIDLASANMKLRDPVLYRIKRAWHYRAGDAWCIYPMYDFQHPLQDAIEGVTHSMCSLEFVDNRAIYDWLMERLDFAPRPHQYEFGRRSLEYTIVSKRKLRQLVRDGHVSGWDDPRMPTLRAQQRLGVTPEAVRAFASQIGVSRTNRTVDIAVYENAVRDDLNHRAPRVMAVLEPLRVTLQNLAETRTLQLPYWPHDVIEASVDGLVALPGGERVAPGQAVRDVPLSRELFIEREDFSATPPKGYKRLTPGGTVRLRGAGIIRADRFDTDESGNVTHIHATLLGEEAKAGGVIHWVSAEHAIAAEFRLYDRLFRVANPEGDNPDDIAPDFDPEQTSHDSGPLDTGFLRYLNPGSLRITRGYVEASVANDPADTRYQFERQGYFWRDPVDSREDAPVFGRIITLKDAWAQAQKTESGKSRVEGKKPKAEVAPSAAGGGQLALTPEQEAEVTRLTGLGAAQGDARTIARDGALLGFLAGAVPDEGFAQVASWTVNDLATPLRAGTVRLGAAELSPLAGLLASGKITSRVARDALARAAESGEAPVAIIEREGLSAGLSEAELERIVAGVLAEHPTETEAYRGGKTALLGFFTGQIMRLSKGKAEPGRVARVLKAALDGS
- a CDS encoding tetratricopeptide repeat protein, with translation MIDADTTWQQACTALAGGDYEMAFGVLDSALDEAMPTRAGAGRSGASQTGLATAARLCLYLGSLHALYGDAATEQLGTALSEARRLNAGVAGDPLYLALSAELDARTRGPHAALPDEKIRETADPVARFHALCALALAEQPQAALDLPLATGELPPHLRWRLRSWQADSQEQLGNTADAINLYAEAAHLAGGLDRAVMLQEQAALLIQDGQPDVAKSVLDGARLLYGTKQTARSNPAQAEDEGLNLATWHYLRAQALLQMDQPEAALEMIREADRLERQHGTPGYVVTLLRGQILSHLGQQEKAIEAFEAALELAEEVDRPYANHELGVALLDMDRPVEARDRLEIALNEPNYPYQPEVLADIAECDYRLGRMPEAQLAAEQALAQGAVIPASLVLGSVALDYFQLDEALEHYERVVREAAPDSRDWIIGHQMAADVMAQQGFPNPAAAIAHAQQALEHTAESDDWHSTLQDLLARAQTLMGQQDGRMLN